A part of Salipiger abyssi genomic DNA contains:
- a CDS encoding ABC transporter permease, translated as MKLILARLAILAGILGLWEFASGRLIEPYLISKPSLIFTTFWNWVMDGRIFFHAGITAMEAVAGFLLGAAVGMTLGILLGRAEKLAELLNPFIMGFYSIPKIALAPLFIIWFGIGLEMKVLLTATIVFFLVFLNTYTGVRSVSPELVNILKLMGANERHVLRKVVVPSAIVWVFTGLRLSVPYAMIGAIVGEMIAANRGLGYLLSHASAQFNTAGVFAALVAIITLSVLMNTGVGVLAKYAMPWEKAQKNREVSI; from the coding sequence ATGAAACTCATCCTGGCACGGCTCGCCATCCTCGCCGGTATTCTCGGCCTCTGGGAATTCGCCTCCGGCCGGCTGATCGAGCCCTATCTCATCAGCAAACCCTCGCTGATCTTCACCACCTTCTGGAACTGGGTGATGGACGGGCGGATCTTCTTTCACGCCGGCATCACCGCCATGGAGGCGGTCGCGGGCTTCCTGCTCGGCGCCGCCGTCGGCATGACGCTGGGCATTCTTCTGGGGCGCGCCGAGAAACTGGCCGAGCTGCTGAACCCTTTCATCATGGGGTTCTACAGCATCCCCAAGATCGCGCTGGCGCCGCTCTTCATCATCTGGTTCGGCATCGGGCTGGAGATGAAGGTGCTGCTGACCGCGACCATCGTGTTCTTTCTGGTCTTCCTCAACACCTATACCGGCGTGCGCAGCGTCAGCCCCGAGCTGGTGAATATCCTCAAGCTGATGGGTGCCAACGAACGCCATGTGCTGCGCAAGGTGGTGGTGCCCTCGGCCATCGTCTGGGTCTTTACCGGGCTGCGGCTCTCGGTGCCCTACGCGATGATCGGCGCCATCGTCGGCGAGATGATCGCGGCGAACCGGGGTCTGGGCTATCTGCTCTCGCATGCCTCGGCGCAGTTCAATACGGCGGGCGTGTTCGCGGCGCTGGTGGCGATCATCACGCTGTCGGTGCTGATGAACACCGGCGTCGGGGTGCTGGCGAAATACGCCATGCCCTGGGAAAAGGCGCAGAAGAACCGCGAGGTCTCGATCTGA
- a CDS encoding ParB/RepB/Spo0J family partition protein, producing MSKKRGFDIDFPGTADGTYTGGQSSGARRGPMASAINENAEALRERAAAERAIREENDRLAHEHVRLKRAGLITDLVPLDAIRTDKLTRDRSLAPDPEIGELKDSIREIGLSNPIRVEPDGDGFELVQGFRRLTAFRELYAETGDEAFARIPAGLVASGEALEGLYRRMVDENLVRRGVSFAEMAQLALNFARDPGTAAEDVEEAVAMLYASAGRQKRSYIRHFATLLDAIGDRLRYPEAIPRKLGLDLVRQIGAEEGFAERLRAALEAAPEGDAEAELARLQAALGPEPEPRPERKPERRTGQGDADSAAKTVLRCTVPAGTVRCAARDGKVELQMERDFSSVDRHRLEAAVAAFMAALDS from the coding sequence ATGAGCAAGAAACGCGGTTTCGACATCGACTTTCCCGGCACCGCCGACGGCACCTATACCGGCGGGCAATCCTCCGGGGCGCGGCGCGGGCCGATGGCCTCGGCGATCAACGAGAATGCCGAGGCGCTGCGCGAACGCGCCGCCGCCGAACGCGCGATCCGCGAAGAAAACGACCGGCTGGCGCATGAGCATGTGCGGCTCAAACGCGCCGGGCTGATCACCGATCTGGTGCCGCTCGACGCGATCCGCACCGACAAGCTGACCCGCGACCGCAGCCTCGCGCCCGATCCGGAGATCGGGGAGCTGAAGGACTCGATCCGCGAGATCGGCTTATCGAACCCGATCCGGGTGGAGCCGGATGGCGACGGGTTCGAGCTGGTGCAGGGGTTTCGCCGGCTGACCGCTTTCCGCGAGCTTTACGCGGAAACCGGCGACGAGGCTTTCGCGCGGATCCCGGCGGGGCTGGTGGCTTCGGGCGAGGCGCTGGAGGGGCTTTATCGGCGGATGGTCGACGAGAACCTGGTGCGGCGCGGTGTGTCCTTTGCCGAGATGGCGCAGCTCGCGCTGAACTTCGCGCGCGATCCGGGCACGGCGGCTGAGGATGTGGAGGAGGCGGTGGCGATGCTCTACGCCTCGGCGGGGCGGCAGAAGCGGAGCTATATCCGGCATTTTGCCACGCTGCTCGATGCCATCGGCGATCGGCTGCGCTATCCGGAGGCGATCCCGCGCAAGCTTGGGCTCGATCTGGTGCGGCAGATCGGGGCGGAAGAGGGCTTTGCCGAGCGGTTGCGCGCCGCGCTGGAGGCGGCGCCCGAGGGCGATGCCGAGGCCGAGCTGGCGCGGCTTCAGGCGGCGCTGGGTCCGGAACCGGAGCCCAGGCCAGAGCGCAAGCCAGAGCGGCGCACGGGGCAGGGCGACGCGGACAGCGCCGCCAAGACGGTGCTGCGCTGCACTGTCCCCGCGGGGACAGTCCGTTGCGCGGCGCGGGACGGCAAGGTCGAGTTGCAGATGGAGCGGGATTTTTCCAGCGTCGACCGGCACCGGCTGGAGGCGGCGGTGGCGGCGTTCATGGCAGCGCTGGATAGCTGA